From Deltaproteobacteria bacterium, one genomic window encodes:
- a CDS encoding tryptophan synthase subunit beta (catalyzes the formation of L-tryptophan from L-serine and 1-(indol-3-yl)glycerol 3-phosphate) — MSPDRRGHFGPYGGRFVPETLMPALLELEQAYRRIRRDPAFKK; from the coding sequence TTGTCACCTGATCGACGGGGTCATTTCGGCCCTTACGGCGGGCGCTTCGTGCCCGAAACCCTGATGCCGGCCTTACTGGAGCTGGAGCAGGCCTATCGCCGCATCCGCCGCGATCCGGCCTTTAAGAAGGA